A genomic stretch from Oryzias latipes chromosome 24, ASM223467v1 includes:
- the mrps10 gene encoding 28S ribosomal protein S10, mitochondrial, with product MAAVMAAQRQLFACLRLTRDISQLRGLGTSAVHGKCSINRFHQSQTPSTYFHTSAFASTPSAITVTEEPDTLFQRVGILVKGHDRAVLDSYEFFATLAAKELGINVNKVFEPPMDIDRLTLLKSVHIFKKHRVQYEMRTHYRHIELSHITGCTAQVYLEYIQRNLPEGLAMKVTKTAMEKIPDHILEPMWKSQPTDEPSQ from the exons ATGGCAGCAGTCATGGCTGCCCAGAGACAACTGTTTGCTTGTCTAAGGTTAACTAGAGACATTTCACAATTG AGAGGTTTAGGTACCAGTGCCGTTCACGGAAAATGCAGTATAAACCG GTTTCATCAATCACAGACACCCAGCACTTACTTTCATACCTCAGCTTTTGCATCAACACCCTCAGCA ATCACGGTCACAGAGGAACCAGACACGCTTTTCCAGAGAGTTGGGATTTTGGTGAAGGGCCATGACAGAGCGGTCCTCGACAGCTATGAGTTCTTTGCCACTCTGGCAGCTAAGGAGCTGGGCATCAATGTTAACAAAGT GTTCGAACCACCAATGGACATAGATAGGCTGACACTCCTGAAGTCTGTGCACATCTTCAAAAAACACAGGGTTCAGTACGAGATGAGAACACACTATCGACATATTGAG CTATCGCATATCACAGGTTGCACGGCACAAGTGTATCTTGAATACATACAGAGGAATCTCCCAGAAGGTTTAGCCATGAAGGTGACAAAG ACGGCCATGGAAAAGATACCAGACCACATCCTTGAACCCATGTGGAAGTCCCAACCCACTGATGAGCCCAGCCAGTAG
- the LOC101163782 gene encoding wiskott-Aldrich syndrome protein homolog isoform X2 has product MNADTEKNTTGNFKTTKEELETSAANTFSRGHGFRGRGRGGRMGRGSMRGGRGVIKGFGPPGRGRGRGKDGAVNGFGSMRGMGRMRPYPDMRGCRGRGGPVGMGPPFPPPPPPPPMHLRGPLPPMPRHGPRPPPPPCFPGFRGPPPLPGGMRPARPPRPFHPRGPRGGALSTVNLPAPGTPVLPHTSLLLHE; this is encoded by the exons ATGAATGCTGACACAGAAAAGAACACTACAGGAAATTTTAAAACTACAAAGGAGGAATTGGAGACATCGGCAGCTAATACTTTTTCACG gGGTCATGGCTTCAGAGGTCGAGGTCGAGGGGGGCGCATGGGGCGAGGCAGCATGCGTGGGGGGCGAGGAGTGATCAAAGGTTTTGGACCGCCTGGACGTGGGAGGGGACGAGGAAAAGACGGGGCCGTGAATGGATTTGGCTCCATGAG AGGAATGGGAAGGATGCGGCCATACCCAGACATGAGGGGCTGTAGAGGTCGGGGGGGACCTGTGGGTATGGGTCCTCCttttccccctcctcctcctcctcctcccatgcACCTCAGAGGCCCTTTGCCTCCCATGCCTAG gCATGGACCCCGTCCTCCGCCTCCTCCTTGTTTTCCTGGTTTTAGAGGTCCCCCGCCCCTCCCAGGAGGGATGCGACCTGCCAGACCTCCGCGCCCTTTCCATCCACGTGGCCCGAGAGG GGGGGCACTCAGTACAGTGAACCTCCCGGCCCCTGGGACCCCGGTCCTCCCTCACACCTCTCTCCTCCTTCATGAATGA
- the LOC101163782 gene encoding WAS/WASL-interacting protein family member 1 isoform X1 encodes MNADTEKNTTGNFKTTKEELETSAANTFSRGHGFRGRGRGGRMGRGSMRGGRGVIKGFGPPGRGRGRGKDGAVNGFGSMRGMGRMRPYPDMRGCRGRGGPVGMGPPFPPPPPPPPMHLRGPLPPMPRHGPRPPPPPCFPGFRGPPPLPGGMRPARPPRPFHPRGPRGYHKGPVPPPLPPPLPGPRQRWPGPRRFLHSLPPQKNL; translated from the exons ATGAATGCTGACACAGAAAAGAACACTACAGGAAATTTTAAAACTACAAAGGAGGAATTGGAGACATCGGCAGCTAATACTTTTTCACG gGGTCATGGCTTCAGAGGTCGAGGTCGAGGGGGGCGCATGGGGCGAGGCAGCATGCGTGGGGGGCGAGGAGTGATCAAAGGTTTTGGACCGCCTGGACGTGGGAGGGGACGAGGAAAAGACGGGGCCGTGAATGGATTTGGCTCCATGAG AGGAATGGGAAGGATGCGGCCATACCCAGACATGAGGGGCTGTAGAGGTCGGGGGGGACCTGTGGGTATGGGTCCTCCttttccccctcctcctcctcctcctcccatgcACCTCAGAGGCCCTTTGCCTCCCATGCCTAG gCATGGACCCCGTCCTCCGCCTCCTCCTTGTTTTCCTGGTTTTAGAGGTCCCCCGCCCCTCCCAGGAGGGATGCGACCTGCCAGACCTCCGCGCCCTTTCCATCCACGTGGCCCGAGAGG CTACCACAAAGGACCGGtccctcctcctctgcctccccCCTTACCTGGCCCACGCCAGAGGTGGCCAGGCCCCCGACGCTTTTTACACAGCctgcccccccaaaaaaatctataa
- the LOC101164270 gene encoding mesogenin-1 has translation MDVEAEILSEWKCLLSPSGEFSELQHQAASPQSQMDSTCSSPEMSYPNRRRDIKDFSSLDFSEREVASTAQRSSKSKMSTKRRMKASEREKMRMRSLAEALHQLRDYLPPDYNQRGQPLTKIQTLKYTIEYINKLSDVLGRA, from the coding sequence ATGGACGTGGAAGCTGAAATCCTGTCTGAGTGGAAATGCCTGCTGAGCCCCTCTGGAGAATTTTCAGAGCTTCAACACCAAGCCGCCTCTCCTCAGTCCCAAATGGATTCCACGTGCTCCTCACCCGAGATGAGCTATCCTAACAGGCGTCGGGACATAAAGGATTTCTCCTCCTTGGACTTCTCGGAGCGCGAAGTGGCTTCAACGGCGCAAAGATCAAGCAAGTCCAAAATGTCCACCAAACGACGCATGAAGGCCAGTGAGAGGGAGAAGATGCGGATGAGAAGTCTGGCAGAGGCTCTCCACCAGCTGCGCGACTACCTTCCACCGGATTACAACCAGAGAGGCCAGCCCCTGACCAAGATCCAGACACTGAAATATACAATTGAATACATAAACAAGCTTTCAGACGTCCTGGGCCGTGCGTAA
- the gen1 gene encoding flap endonuclease GEN homolog 1 yields the protein MGVHDLWSIVEPVRESVSLYSLSGKTLAVDLSLWVCEAQHVQAMMGRVTKPHLRNLFFRVSSLSLMGIKLVFVMEGTAPKLKAETMSKRTKARYGQFKNPTKCSTNTSRGRFNSILKECAEMLDYLGVPWVMAAGEAEAMCAYLDSQGLVDGCITNDGDAFLYGARTVYRNFNMSSKDPQIDCYQTSRVQTELNLSRENLVGLAILLGCDYIPKGIPGVGKEQALRLIQALKGDSLLQRFIQWREENPTVSGVVVKKVPHCNICRHPGSATAHGRQGCRLCNSQQYCQPQDFDYQCPCDWHSHEQTHQVVSFEANIKKKTLCSPQFPFTEIINEFLVSKDKPVSHFKRRQPNMMMMQKFAYEKMEWPKHYTSEKVLVLLTYTELMNRKYGTGVSSQIKPIRIVKSRVRNAVACFEVIWRAPEHFVFPEDRPVEEQLEVRTVEEESLFRLAFPEVVESYMRSKALVQESKKKRQKRKEKPLEVSDNVTELLAKMTLHGSSTQPQALLPSSSNYNQTEVLVLDSPVCDKQLHKEKVDHSNPIRPLPPTASEDAASPSVSVVIGALHLSDIDWDASSFTSSPTPQANNTTKPEEKTTGKDERQEEESGQEASDSVKQPDLDLCYTDCSLRDRLLMRNSSKSLSLTQTDDVVSKYSNADLNFSESNSQGKLRKIISEEKSGFRDKGQCALKVTKEHAQSSREQQIVAQVRQKMIENVKFSRNREQKHPLIQTALTSSQRCDSYPGKRDRNNSKQQTIKKSVCMSLCSSSEESDVENYNSKPQGTTKAAPDEIKSNLISNPPLRLVPKTDKLDRKTPCEEVKPLKSVLAQIKNQDIHGPETDGVFLQSPDSPVTVLDEEDSLICSDSPLPLAERLRLKFMK from the exons ATGGGGGTTCACGATTTGTGGTCAATTGTTGAACCGGTTCGCGAGTCGGTGTCGCTGTACAGCTTAAGCGGAAAGACGCTGGCAGTCGACCTTAGTCTGTGGGTTTGTGAGGCCCAGCACGTCCAGGCGATGATGGGGAGAGTTACAAAGCCCCACTTAAG GAACTTATTTTTCCGGGTTTCGTCTCTCTCGCTGATGGGGATAAAGCTTGTTTTTGTGATGGAAGGAACAGCTCCCAAACTTAAAGCTGAAACCATGAGCAAAAGGACAAAAGCAAGATATGGACAGTTTAAAAATCCCACAAAGTGCAGCACAaacaccagcagggggcgctttAACTCCATACTCAAAGAG TGTGCAGAGATGCTGGATTACTTAGGAGTGCCTTGGGTGATGGCTGCAGGGGAGGCTGAGGCCATGTGTGCGTATTTGGATTCACAGGGCCTGGTGGATGGCTGCATCACCAATGATGGAGATGCTTTCTTGTATGGGGCCCGAACTGTCTACAGGAACTTTAATATGAGCAGTAAA GACCCTCAGATTGACTGTTATCAGACTTCCAGAGTGCAAACGGAGTTAAATCTGTCAAGAGAGAATCTTGTTGGTTTAGCTATTCTCCTAGGCTGCGATTACATTCCTAAG ggCATTCCAGGTGTTGGGAAAGAGCAGGCGCTGAGGTTAATACAGGCACTGAAAGGAGATTCGCTGTTGCAAAG GTTCATTCAGTGGAGGGAGGAGAACCCTACTGTGTCTGGTGTGGTTGTAAAAAAGGTTCCTCACTGCAACATATGTCGACATCCTG GCTCAGCCACAGCACATGGGCGACAAGGCTGCAGACTCTGCAACAGTCAACAATACTGTCAGCCTCAAGACTTTGATTATCAGTGTCCCTGTGACTGGCACAGCCACGAACAGACCCATCAGGTGGTGTCTTTCGAAGCAAACATCAAGAA aaaaacaCTCTGCAGTCCCCAGTTTCCTTTTACAGAG ATCATCAACGAGTTTCTGGTTTCCAAGGATAAACCTGTATCGCATTTCAAGAGGAGACAGCCAAATATGATGATGATGCAG AAATTTGCCTATGAGAAGATGGAGTGGCCAAAGCATTACACCAGCGAAAAGGTTTTGGTGTTGCTGACCTACACCGAGCTGATGAATCGAAAATATGGGACTGGCGTGTCCTCCCAGATCAAGCCCATCCG aaTCGTGAAATCAAGAGTGAGGAACGCTGTGGCTTGTTTTGAAGTCATCTGGAGAGCTCCAG AACATTTTGTGTTTCCGGAGGACCGACCTGTAGAGGAGCAGCTTGAGGTGAGGACGGTGGAAGAAGAATCCCTCTTTCGTCTGGCCTTTCCTGAGGTCGTAGAGAGCTACATGAGGAGCAAAGCTCTGGTCCAAGAGAGCAAGA aaaaaagacagaaaagaaaggagaaaccTTTGGAAGTCTCTGATAATGTCACAGAGCTTTTGGCAAAGATGACCCTTCACGGCTCTTCCACACAACCACAAGCTCTGCTTCCTAGCAGCTCCAACTACAATCAAACAGAAGTGCTTGTTTTAGACAGTCCGGTCTGCGATAAGCAGCTTCACAAGGAAAAAGTAGACCACAGCAATCCCATCAGACCTCTGCCTCCCACAGCTTCAGAGGATGCTGCTTCACCATCTGTTTCTGTTGTTATTGGCGCTTTACATTTGAGTGATATTGACTGGGATGCTTCTTCTTTTACATCCTCCCCTACTCCACAAGCAAATAACACCACTAAACCGGAGGAAAAGACCACAGGCAAGGATGAAAGACAGGAGGAAGAGTCGGGACAGGAAGCCTCAGACAGTGTCAAACAGCCAGATCTGGATCTGTGTTACACAGACTGTTCTCTGAGGGACAGATTACTCATGAGGAACTCGAGTAAAAGTCTGAGTTTGACTCAAACTGATGATGTGGTCTCAAAGTACTCAAATGCTGATTTAAACTTTTCTGAAAGTAATTCACAAGGAAAACTCAGGAAGATCATCTCAGAGGAGAAATCGGGTTTTAGAGACAAAGGTCAGTGTGCATTAAAAGTGACAAAAGAACACGCACAGAGTTCAAGAGAGCAACAAATTGTTGCACAAGTTCGAcaaaaaatgatagaaaacgTCAAATTCAGCAGAAATCGTGAACAGAAACATCCGTTAATCCAAACTGCCCTGACATCATCACAACGATGCGACTCTTACCCAGGTAAACGTGACAGAAACAACTCAAAACAGCAAACCATCAAGAAAAGTGTGTGCATGAGTTTGTGTTCATCCAGTGAGGAAAGTGACGTAGAAAACTACAATTCTAAGCCTCAAGGAACCACAAAAGCAGCACCAGACGAGATCAAGAGTAACTTAATTTCAAATCCTCCTCTGAGACTTGTGCCTAAAACAGACAAGCTAGACAGAAAAACTCCCTGTGAGGAGGTCAAACCcttaaaatctgttttagcTCAAATTAAAAATCAGGACATACATGGGCCTGAAACTGATGGTGTGTTTCTGCAGTCTCCAGACTCACCTGTGACTGTGTTAGATGAGGAAGACTCTTTGATTTGTAGCGACAGTCCACTGCCATTGGCAGAGAGGCTGAGGCTCAAATTCATGAAGTGA